One Anas platyrhynchos isolate ZD024472 breed Pekin duck chromosome 10, IASCAAS_PekinDuck_T2T, whole genome shotgun sequence genomic window carries:
- the UTP14A gene encoding U3 small nucleolar RNA-associated protein 14 homolog A translates to MAEEWLGEEAAGSGGEEEGPEDGDRRHRQLLEAVSALSGRKRQKLAERSEASVQVSEFNVSSKGAGEKLVLSELLQPIRAQSALSSVKKQLSKVKQKKAVELPLSKEERERVVREAAYVKTSKDVGKWQPLVLQNRRAEQLVFPLKQEIAAVAPLERVVSAWKPRTPLEQEIFGLLHKTQQPVTDPLLTPREKASLQAMSLEEARRRRAELQKARVLQSYYEAKARREKKIKSKKYHRVLKKSKRRKALKEFELLQKSDPEAALAKLEELEQLRMEERMSLKHQNKGKWARSRAIMAKYDLEARKAMQEQLARNKELMQKVRVELPEEEPGDVPEEDLPPVTIPVSANRANPWMLGKPSDPAKEPEVQEAREDAAVPAAVESKEEEEEEEVVSEEEALLQEFEQKRHARQRRAGSPEQHGTDETEVPDPPGDSSMHPICDEEQPSAGIEPPPQAQEEILLSEQLDRVQTMEDVEALASKEPSEEQEKQPAAAGAEERAPRQEKSKSGARPAKKPTAKEKMIRLESVLSEKPQEIQCPSLPVVMEEEEGGIDQRGVISEAFAGDDVVADFQREKSKAEQDSKPKAVNLVLPGWGEWGGSGLKPSAKKIKRFLIKPPPAPPRKDQHLPHVILSEQRNIHAAAHQVNELPFPFEKHQQFEQSIRTPVGPTWNTQRAFQKLTAPRVITRAGHIIQPLSAEDLASAPSGAKPVLETAPKQRGQPPRRPHKRAR, encoded by the exons ATGGCGGAGGAGTGGCTGGGCGAGgaggcggcgggcagcggcggcgaggaggag GGCCCGGAGGATGGCGACCGGCGGCACCGGCAGCTCCTGGAGGCGGTCAGCGCCCTGTCGGGGCGCAAGAG gcagaaGCTGGCTGAGCGCTCGGAGGCCAGCGTGCAGGTGTCCGAGTTCAACGTCAGCTCCAAAG GTGCTGGGGAGAAGCTGGTCCTGTCCGAGCTCCTGCAGCCCATCCGTGCCCAGTCCGCCCTGAGCAGCGTGAAGAAGCAGCTGAGCAAAGTGAAGCAGAAGAAGGCGGTGGAGCTGCCCCTCAGCAAGGAGGAGCGGGAGCGG GTCGTGAGGGAGGCTGCCTACGTCAAGACCTCCAAAGACGTTGGCAAGTGGCAGCCGCTGGTCCTGCAGAACCGCCGAGCAGAGCAGTTGGTGTTCCCTCTGAAGCAGGAGATCGCGGCGGTTGCCCCCCTGGAGCGAGTGGTTTCGGCATGGAAG CCACGAACTCCCCTGGAGCAGGAGATCTTCGGGCTGCTCCACAAAACGCAGCAGCCCGTCACAGACCCGCTGCTGACGCCGCGAGAGAAAGCCTCGCTGCAGGCGATGAGCTTGGAGGAG GCCCGGCGGCGgcgagcagagctgcagaaggcTCGGGTCCTGCAGTCCTACTACGAAGCCAAAGCTCGGCGAGAGAAGAAGATCAAGAGCAAGAA GTACCACCGCGTGCTGAAGAAAAGCAAGAGGCGCAAGGCCCTGAAGGAGTTCGAGCTGCTGCAGAAGTCGGACCCAGAGGCCGCCTTGGcaaagctggaggagctggagcagctccgGATGGAG GAGCGGATGAGTCTCAAGCACCAGAACAAGGGGAAATGGGCCCGCTCCAGGGCCATTATGGCCAAGTACGACCTGGAG GCCCGCAAGgccatgcaggagcagctggcCAGGAACAAGGAGCTGATGCAGAAGGTGCGGGTGGAGCTGCCCGAGGAGGAGCCAGGGGATGTGCCTGAGGAGGACCTCCCGCCCGTGACCATCCCCGTGAGTGCCAACAGAGCAAATCCCTGGATGCTGGGCAAGCCCAGCGACCCGGCCAAGGAACCCGAGGTGCAAGAGGCTCGCGAAGACGCTgcggtgcctgctgctgtggagagcaaggaggaagaggaggaggaggaggtggtgtcAGAGGAGGAGGCCCTGCTGCAAGAATTTGAGCAGAAACGGCACGCGCGGCAGCGGCGGGCAGGGAGCCCTGAGCAGCACG GCACTGACGAGACGGAGGTTCCTGATCCTCCAGGGGACAGCTCCATGCACCCCATCTGTGACGAGGAGCAGCCGAGTGCAGGAAttgagccccctccccaggcccaGGAGGAGATCCTGCTGTCGGAGCAGCTGGACCGCGTGCAGACAATGGAGGACGTCGAGGCTCTGGCCTCCAAGGAGCCCTCGGAGGAGCAGGAGAAGCAACCAGCGGCTGCGGGAGCAGAAGAGCGAGCGCCCCGGCAGGAGAAAAGCAAATCTGGGGCCAGGCCTGCCAAGAAACCCACAGCCAAGGAGAAAATGATTCGCTTGGAGTCCGTGCTGTCTGAAAAGCCCCAGGAGATTCAgtgccccagcctgcccgtggtcatggaggaggag GAGGGTGGCATCGACCAGAGGGGAGTGATCAGCGAGGCGTTTGCCGGGGACGACGTGGTGGCCGATTTCCAGCGGGAGAAGAGCAAGGCGGAGCAGGACAGCAAGCCCAAGGCGGTCAACTTGGTGCTGCCGGGCTGGGGCGAGTGGGGAGGCAGCGGGCTGAAGCCCAGCGCCAAGAAAATAAAACG GTTCCTGATcaagccccccccagcccctcccaggAAGGACCAGCACTTGCCCCACGTCATCCTGAGTGAGCAGCGCAACATCCACGCGGCGGCACATCAG GTCAACGAGCTGCCCTTCCCCTTTGAGAAGCACCAGCAGTTCGAGCAGAGCATCCGGACGCCCGTGGGCCCCACGTGGAACACGCAGCGTGCTTTCCAGAAGCTGACCGCCCCCCGCGTCATCACCCGGGCGGGCCACATCATCCAGCCCCTCTCTGCTGAGGACCTCGCCTCAGCTCCCAGCGGAGCCAAACCAGTGCTAGAAACGGCCCCCAAGCAGCGAGGGCAGCCCCCTCGTCGCCCCCACAAGAGAGCACGATAG